The genomic segment GGCCCAAGAAACATCAAAGGCAGAGCGCCTGTTAAATATTTAATTCCTTTTCCTAATAATTGTTTATTTGTGCTCATTTTGAAATTTTGTTTCAGGTTTCAGGTTTTCTTTGTTTAAAGTTGTTGTAAATGATATTTAACAGCAAAGTTCACAAGGTTTTTTATCTAAGCTTTGCGAACTCTGCCTTCTTAATTTTATTTAAACTTCGCGAACTTTGCGAAAAAAACTTTGAGAAAAAAACTTTGCGAACTTTGCGTTAAAATTCACATTTTACAGAAAACCTTTTACTTACTATAATTATCAACAGCATTTCTAACGCTGCCATATTTTTTCAATAACTCCGAAGCTTCTTCATACGAAACCGGAATTTCTCCCATAATCATTTTTACGCCTCTGTCAACCAGTTTAATATTACTCAACTGCATATCAACCATTTTGTTGCCTTTTACTTTTCCAAGCTGAATCATTGCAGTGGTCGAAATCATATTTAAAACTAGTTTTTGTGCAGTTCCGGCTTTCATTCTCGAACTTCCGGTTACAAATTCAGGACCTACAACTACTTCAATTGGAAATTTTGCAGTCAATGCCAGCGGACTTCCTGCATTACAGGTAATACAGCCCGTTGCAATATTGTTCTCATTACAAGTTTCTAAACCGCCAATAACATAAGGAGTTGTTCCTGATGCAGCAATCCCGATAACAATATCATTTTGATTAATATTATGAGCTTGTAAATCAATCCAGGCTTGTGTGGCATTGTCTTCGGCATTTTCTACTGCACGACGAATTGCCGTGTCGCCGCCCGCAATAATTCCGTTTACTAAATCAAAAGGAACACCAAAAGTAGGCGGACATTCTGATGCATCTACAACACCCAAACGCCCAGACGTACCGGCGCCAATGTAAAAAATACGGCCTCCCAATTTTAAATTGGCAACAACTTGTGTTACCAAAGCTTCGACTTGCGGTAAAGCTTTCTCGACAGCATGTGGTACAGTTTTGTCTTCGTTGTTAATATTGGTCAGCAGTTCCTGAACTGACATTTTTTCTAAATGTTCGTATTTTGAAGATTGTTCGGTTGTTTTTGTAAATGTCATTTTTTGTCGAAATAGTTATCCTCCAAAATTAAACTATTTTATGGCAAAAACAGGAAAAATTAGAAAGTAAACTCGCTTGGATTTTTATTTTTTTGAAGTTTTTCTTTATCCTGAAAACTTTCAGGATTCTTTCTTAATAAACTAAAATATTATATTTGTTAACTAATAAAACCCCAATGGATAAACTAAGTTTTTTGAACGGTATTGCCTGGATTGCAGTTTTTATTTCCTTGCTTCTGGCTTTCTTTTTATTTACCGTAAAAACCGAAAATAAACTGGCAAACAGATTGTTTGCTTTCTTCTTTATTTTATCTGCAATTGATCTAAGCGGATTTTTTTTCTATGAATTTATTGAGGAACAATTAGATATTGAAGTTTTTAGATGGACAACCTGTCTACTCGGAATGCCTTTATTTTACTTATTTGTTCTTGCGGTTTGTTATTCTGATTTTCAATTAAAGTGGAAACATTTACTGCATGGATTTCCCTTTATATTGGTCAATTTAATTTTTCTGCCAAGATTTTATCTGGCGGGTGAAATAGAGAAAATCCAGTTTTTTAAAGTTCACAATCAAATGCCTGAAATGCTTTTTTTTCATGCCATTGTTGAGTTTCAATATGTATTTTATATTGTGGGTGTGTTTTTAATTTTAAGAAAATATAAAGAGCTTTATTTAGAAAATTATGCCAATACAAGTTTCTCAACTTATGTTTGGCTTTTTCAAATGACTAGTGTTTTTCTTATCGCACATATTGTTGTGATATTAAAAACTTTATTGCGATACACAGATTATAATAACACTTTTATTTGGGCTAATGTTTTGGTAGGCAGCATTGCACTGCTTATTACATGCTGGTTTATCATGAAAGCGCTCAATCATCCGGAGCTTTTTAGAGGAATAAATTCTAAATTAAAACTCACTAAAGACATTCTTCCGGAAAGTACAACAAAAAACGACTCGGAAAATATTCAAAACGATTTAATTCAAACTCAGATTCATGCTTTAAGAGATTATATGACGGAAAAAGAACCTTATCTCGATCAGTCGCTTACGATACAGGAACTGGCAAATCAGATCAATATTCCGGTTCGTGATTTGTCGGTTTTGATAAATCATCATATCGATCAGCATTTTTTTGATTTTGTAAATGAATATCGTATTCAAAAAGCCATGCATATTTTAAAAGATGCTTCTAAAAAAGAACTTACGGTTTTAGAAATACTATATGAAGTTGGTTTTAATTCAAAATCTTCCTTTAATACTTCTTTTAAAAAATACACCAATTTAACGCCAACGGCTTACCGAAATAGTTGAAAATAAACATCTTGTAAAAAGTCGTACTTCATAACTAATAAAGTCGAACCAATTTCCTGAACAGAAAATGGTTCGACTTTTTTTTCTCGGTCGAATCTGGAAAATTTCTAAGGCAACTTTGCTTCAAATTAATCAAACAAGTTAAAATTAGAAATTATGAAAAATTCAAGTCTCCTTATCTTTTTACTATTGCCTTTGTTTTGTTTGGCGCAGTCAACTTTAAAATTAAAAGGAAAAGTGTCAACTGAAACTACACCTTTAGAATGGGCAGATGTTTCGATATTCAATTCAGAAGGAAAAATTATCGACGGAACTACGACCAAACAAGACGGAACTTTTGAAATTAATCTTAAAAAAGGAACTTATAAAATAGGAATCAATCTTTTAGGTTTTTCAGAATTTGAAAAAGAGATTTCTCTTGAAAAAGACACAGATTTAGGTACACTTATTATAAAAGAAACTATTGCCAATTTGAATGAAGTTGTGATAAAAACGGCAAAAAATACGGTTGAACAAAAAATTGATCGTGTAGTTTATAAAGTCGAAAATAATATTGCCGTAACAGGCGGCGATGCGCTTACAG from the Flavobacterium sp. genome contains:
- the murQ gene encoding N-acetylmuramic acid 6-phosphate etherase, with the protein product MTFTKTTEQSSKYEHLEKMSVQELLTNINNEDKTVPHAVEKALPQVEALVTQVVANLKLGGRIFYIGAGTSGRLGVVDASECPPTFGVPFDLVNGIIAGGDTAIRRAVENAEDNATQAWIDLQAHNINQNDIVIGIAASGTTPYVIGGLETCNENNIATGCITCNAGSPLALTAKFPIEVVVGPEFVTGSSRMKAGTAQKLVLNMISTTAMIQLGKVKGNKMVDMQLSNIKLVDRGVKMIMGEIPVSYEEASELLKKYGSVRNAVDNYSK
- a CDS encoding AraC family transcriptional regulator; the protein is MDKLSFLNGIAWIAVFISLLLAFFLFTVKTENKLANRLFAFFFILSAIDLSGFFFYEFIEEQLDIEVFRWTTCLLGMPLFYLFVLAVCYSDFQLKWKHLLHGFPFILVNLIFLPRFYLAGEIEKIQFFKVHNQMPEMLFFHAIVEFQYVFYIVGVFLILRKYKELYLENYANTSFSTYVWLFQMTSVFLIAHIVVILKTLLRYTDYNNTFIWANVLVGSIALLITCWFIMKALNHPELFRGINSKLKLTKDILPESTTKNDSENIQNDLIQTQIHALRDYMTEKEPYLDQSLTIQELANQINIPVRDLSVLINHHIDQHFFDFVNEYRIQKAMHILKDASKKELTVLEILYEVGFNSKSSFNTSFKKYTNLTPTAYRNS